From the genome of Monomorium pharaonis isolate MP-MQ-018 chromosome 2, ASM1337386v2, whole genome shotgun sequence, one region includes:
- the LOC105832116 gene encoding ral GTPase-activating protein subunit alpha-1 isoform X4, protein MFSKKLHVDVKKSTLKIQDVKKDSATRFKHLKIVLENVDTDEAKGFFEGNFSHVYFILYDCFVSAEANLRQRELSFHIVHKAHREELEQVLQLLEKILTLLPELLNKRWQCHSLARILQKLLHPGNSWKLRRQAIRYFILWYQALGENAPEHIHQMFASLVPGFPPHQASPYKCDRKLDNKKEKLTKAANSEEKDKKEFYDTQLGQSTFHDNGSNQCPISQVDSGPILPPQSGEKPLDNETVRFLEALLEFMVTQVVKVEWRDKSTRQHKTFQFLLERFKVAYLRHICPEFNDNFSLYKPNLELPTMRKPLNQNQNNYVLCKVALIKWVASFTHVARKDGLFAHLSQNTTPNEENAESELRRVSMYTQNSVDSNLLSPESTVSQQDGQNQEDSAVSAMLVREVLYGNRDNVNFVHELYRQAFLLDFHHAGAIRKAIAVYKDWIQMNEIPPFMLEPLEGHKDRDFEESQRRESEMEKSPSDSYRQTRLRNDSYLGAIHRENLFIRAGLQNVLQIFITQASNVFFLENSGPNASLTLLEEQTDSCKRVLNVYRYVVMHSRLEPATWEQLLRVLLQITSLVLSEKSSRRKHQESIGGKLAPAIFQTLIVTWIKANLNVVISTQLWDQFLEVLTSLTQWEELIREWAKTLDTLTRVLARHVYNLDLNDLPLDRLSEQKSKKRRGVGSRAASTGSVQPPRKGSVDQENNTVPKESVVDHPLRDIRKVRPLPRSASDNTIYNVKTRAKLHRQRTHTIHSGIPVLPLSIEQDMARLLSTRRGSTSSSATGRKILSSRRAKSLDSIVIVDSEPPSPRCPSPTPSSGVDSNKDSPIQIENIDGSSIDTNDASERRSVMAGGGVRGWLPDVAVVLWRRMLSALGDVNNIQDPVLHGQVMDYLVQLTQTLIKIRLNQGVSGDNQATPPAPELIPPLTVIAPWCFKAIQLPDQYESGKLAAYRLICLLTVQPLDISLPKQHLTLFYRAVHNGIASNDSKVLHVLVKYTGPRLFSLNLPGSSLLILDYIHAANVILSSQDVEAPRTEAVSIIGSLLSLPVAMIKLPVLQPNGPDIVTMTCPEAKEHIVTILLRSCRREPTGIARCLALSSIAMFVYKELSYKTQHPRIPEAVTVLLLALRRMQGAERRRAGFCFPLMDQASHATVAQVACDSLLLLCDKADVLLELYPNVPSKIIQILSDTLGRMTTRERRGPLTVSMLFCLGEWAMHLGPTVLLQVFQGKPLLMTLFTVLNNIVQNKVGKEFSKTIRNNQDDDDDFDPNITLDNLIDESSAKSPRKGNIQSVQLAAKMVLMHLINHLGHFPMGIGAARLSSLVVELDDVPGIDGDELSSAVFQAPNIQLLMLSNSIIMSLVELAALDAPGGGVTAGLTTAPSLVRVLLRDLAGKASWDSSILYSQPFVDDDLPLPFAKPIDWSVKSHTDDLNSVITSHNCTPRHTIRHREPHILPTFANAASDMDNLDDLLQYIGHTSPEVLTNPEVALNAPANPPQGHYLEGETIATILNQRNTEQEHINNWNQHISMSATAISPPSCRPPPAPFHHCRLLFSHLGLSGWELRKKLHLLAKNEKLLRELRNLDGQRSRETHKIAVIYVSQGQEDKNSILSNVTASKEYESFIARLAWEVELESHTGFLGGLVPGKASGVTAPYYATSFTEVLFHVATRMPSDSPESLLQKTRHLGNDEIHIVWSEHWRDYRRDIIPTEFCDVLIVIYPLKNKLYRIQISRKSEIPFFGPLFDECIVEDKVLPGLVRTTALAASRAKRSTLTLYQHYYEERARSIDTVMRNHKEATTFEEFTANVYSPVQPPSPFSAASSVSGSTTSVQSTASSNLAAALIDSHQGRSGLRSSSTASSDNRANRVSDGSRVWFSNDIPESTALHGISPRPVKKMSFKTGPKQKANTQPTPPDSPRYK, encoded by the exons AAAACGTGGACACTGATGAGGCAAAAGGCTTTTTCGAGGGTAACTTCAGCCATGTGTACTTCATCCTGTACGATTGTTTCGTGTCCGCTGAAGCAAATCTTCGGCAGCGCG AGCTTTCCTTCCATATTG TGCATAAAGCACACAGGGAGGAGTTAGAACAAGTATTGCAGCTtttggagaaaattttaactctTCTTCCTGAGCTGCTTAACAAACGATGGCAGTGTCACAGTTTAGCACGCATCTTGCAGAAACTTTTGCATCCTGGTAATAGTTGGAAACTTCGTAGACAAGCTATAAG gtattttattttatggtaTCAAGCCCTTGGCGAAAATGCTCCCGAACACATACATCAGATGTTTGCCAGCTTGGTTCCAGGATTTCCACCGCATCAAGCGTCGCCTTATAAATGTGATCGTAAGTTGgataacaaaaaagaaaaactaacAAAAGCAGCTAATTCCGAGGAAAAGGACAAGAAGGAATTTTATGACACGCAACTTGGGCAAAGTACTTTTCATGACAATGGATCAAATCAATGTCCTATCAGTCAAGTTGACAGTGGACCTATCTTACCACCGCAAAGTGGAGAAAAGCCACTTGACAACGAAACTGTTAGATTTTTGGAAGCATTGCTTGAATTTATGGTTACTCAG GTGGTAAAAGTAGAATGGCGAGATAAATCTACACGGCAGCATAAAactttccaatttttattagaacgtTTTAAGGTAGCATATCTACGTCACATCTGTCCGGAatttaatgacaatttttCGCTTTACAAACCTAACTTGGAATTACCCACAATGCGTAAACCATTGAATCAAAATCAGAATAATTATGTACTTTGTAAAGTCGCTTTAATCAAATGGGTCGCCAGTTTCACGCATGTTGCTAGAAAAGATGGACTTTTCGCACATCTTTcgcaaaa CACAACACCAAATGAGGAAAACGCCGAATCGGAATTACGCCGTGTGTCGATGTACACTCAAAATTCTGTAGATTCGAATTTGTTGTCACCTGAATCAACCGTGTCGCAGCAGGATGGCCAAAATCAGGAAGACAGTGCCGTTTCAGCTATGTTAGTCAGAGAGGTTTTATATGGAAACAGAGATAATGTAAACTTCGTACACGAATTGTATAGACAAGCATTTCTTTTGGATTTCCATCATGCAGGAGCCATAAGAAAAGCTATTGCCGTTTATAAAGATTGGATTCAAATGAAT gaAATACCTCCATTTATGTTGGAACCATTGGAGGGCCATAAAGATCGGGATTTCGAGGAGAGTCAAAGAAGAGAAAGTGAAATGGAGAAAAGTCCGTCCGATAGTTATCGGCAAACGAGATTAAGAAATGATTCTTATCTTGGTGCAATACACCGCGAAAACTTGTTTATTAGGGCAGGCCTGCAAAATGTTCtgcaaatttttatcacaCAAGCATCAAACGTATTTTTCTTAGAGAATTCGGGACCGAATGCGTCTTTAACGTTACTCGAGGAACAAACGGACAGTTGCAAGAGAGTCCTAAATGTGTATCGATACGTTGTTATGCACTCCAGACTGGAACCTGCGACTTGGGAACAGTTACTTAG AGTGTTACTGCAAATTACATCGCTTGTACTAAGCGAGAAGTCTTCTCGCCGCAAGCATCAGGAAAGCATCGGTGGGAAACTTGCGCCTGCCATATTCCAGACTCTAATTGTTACATGGATTAAGGCTAACTTAAACGTGGTTATTTCTACCCAGTTATGGGACCAGTTTCTAGAGGTGTTAACATCGTTGACACAATGGGAGGAATTAATTCGAGAGTGGGCG AAAACTCTGGACACGCTAACGAGAGTGTTGGCGAGACACGTGTACAATTTGGATTTGAATGATCTACCTTTGGATCGACTCAGCGAACAGAAATCAAAAAAGAGACGTGGAGTCGGAAGCCGCGCGGCATCGACCGGAAGCGTACAACCGCCTCGAAAAGGCAGCGTTGATCAAGAGAACAATACCGTGCCGAAAGAAAGCGTCGTAG ATCACCCACTGCGCGATATAAGAAAGGTGCGACCATTGCCACGTAGTGCGAGCGATAACACTATATACAACGTCAAGACTCGTGCGAAGTTGCATAGACAGCGGACGCACACGATACACAGCGGTATTCCCG TACTCCCCCTATCGATAGAACAAGATATGGCGCGGTTACTGTCGACTCGACGCGGCTCGACTTCGTCATCAGCGACTGGTCGGAAAATACTGTCCAGCAGACGTGCCAAATCTCTGGATAGCATTGTTATAGTTGATAGCGAACCGCCGTCGCCACGCTGCCCGTCGCCGACACCCAGCAGTGGTGTTGACAGCAACAAAGATAGTCCCATACagatagaaaatattgatgGTAGCAGTATCG ATACAAATGACGCATCTGAGAGGAGATCAGTAATGGCAGGTGGAGGAGTCCGTGGATGGTTGCCAGATGTAGCTGTCGTTTTATGGCGACGTATGCTCTCGGCATTAGGagatgttaataatattcaagaTCCTGTTCTGCATGGCCAAGTCATGGATTATCTTGTACAACTCACACAAACATTGATTAAA ATACGTTTAAATCAAGGAGTTTCCGGAGATAATCAAGCGACACCTCCAGCACCAGAGCTAATTCCACCTCTAACAGTCATTGCACCTTGGTGTTTCAAg GCAATTCAACTTCCCGATCAATATGAAAGTGGTAAATTAGCTGCGTATCGTCTTATATGTCTCTTAACAGTGCAACCATTGGACATCAGTCTGCCAAAACAGCATCTCACACTCTTCTATCGCGCTGTTCATAATGGAATTGCTAGTAACGACAGTAAAGTACTGCATGTACTTGTGAAATATACAGGACCGAGATTATTTAGTCTGAATCTACCTGGGTCGAgtcttttaattttggatTACATACACGCTGCTAATGTGATACTTAGCAGTCAAGATGTCGag gcaCCACGAACAGAAGCTGTTTCTATTATCGGCTCATTGTTATCCTTACCTGTTGCAATGATCAAACTACCCGTGTTACAACCAAATGGACCTGATATTGTAACTATGACATGTCCAGAagcaaaa gAGCATATTGTAACAATACTTTTGCGAAGCTGTCGACGAGAACCCACTGGTATTGCGAGATGTCTGGCCCTATCAAGTATCGCGATGTTTGTATATAAAGAACTATCTTACAAAACGCAACATCCGAGAATTCCGGAAGCTGTCACAGTTCTTCTCCTTGCACTTAGA CGGATGCAAGGAGCAGAGCGTCGCAGAGCTGGTTTCTGTTTTCCTCTAATGGATCAG gCTTCTCACGCCACTGTTGCACAGGTCGCGTGTGATTCTTTGTTACTTCTCTGCGATAAAGCTGATGTGTTGCTAGAGTTGTATCCTAATGTGCCATCTAAGATAATACAG ATCTTATCGGATACACTTGGGCGAATGACAACGCGTGAAAGACGCGGACCTTTAACagtatcaatgttattttgCTTGGGTGAATGGGCTATGCACTTAGGACCAACAGTATTACTACAGGTGTTTCAAGGAAAACCTCTTTTGATGACCTTATTTACA gtGTTAAACAACATAGTGCAAAATAAAGTTGGAAAGGAATTTTCGAAAACTATTAGGAATAATCAAGATGACGATGATGATTTTGATCCTAATATTACGTtggataatttaattgatgagTCCTCCGCCAAATCGCCTCGCAAAGGAAATATTCAGTCTGTACAGTTGGCAGCAAAAATG GTACTGATGCATTTAATCAATCACCTGGGACACTTTCCAATGGGTATCGGAGCCGCGCGTCTCTCATCGCTAGTCGTTGAATTGGACGACGTTCCTGGAATTGATGGGGACGAATTGTCCTCTGCCGTTTTTCAAGCACCCAACATACAACTTTTGATGCTTTCTAATTCGATCATAATGTCATTGGTAGAATTGGCAGCGTTGGACGCACCCGGCGGAGGCGTCACAGCTGGTTTGACTACAGCTCCTTCTCTGGTCAGAGTTCTGTTGCGTGATCTCGCTGGAAAAGCTTCTTGGGACAGTTCAATCTTGTATAGCCAGCCATTTGTTGATGATGATCTGCCATTGCCGTTTGCTAAACCta ttgattGGAGTGTGAAATCACATACAGACGATTTAAATAGCGTTATCACATCCCATAACTGTACACCCAGACACACAATACGGCATCGCGAGCCGCACATATTGCCGACCTTTGCGAACGCTGCGAGCGATATGGACAATTTGGACGAT CTTCTTCAATATATAGGACATACCAGTCCGGAAGTCTTAACCAATCCCGAAGTCGCTCTCAATGCACCTGCTAATCCACCTCAAGGACATTATCTTGAAGGCGAGACTATTGCGACAATTTTGAATCAAAGAAATACAGAGCAAGAACACATAAACAATTGGAATCAACACATCAG tatgaGCGCAACGGCAATCAGTCCACCGTCGTGTCGCCCACCCCCAGCGCCATTTCATCACTGCCGTCTTCTGTTTTCGCATCTCGGTTTGTCCGGCTGGGAACTGCGTAAGAAATTGCATTTGCTGGCGAAAAACGAAAAGCTCCTACGCGAGCTTCGTAATCTCGACGGCCAACGGTCTCGGGAGACACACAAGATAGCGGTGATTTACGTCAGCCAGGGCCAGGAAGACAAGAACTCCATACTAAGCAACGTCACTGCCAGTAAGGAGTACGAGAGCTTCATCGCAAGACTTGCTTGGGAAGTCGAATTGGAATCGCACACTGGTTTTCTAGGCGGCTTGGTGCCTGGAAAGGCATCCGGTGTCACCGCACCATACTACGCTACGTCTTTCACTGAAGTTCTCTTCCACGTTGCCACGAGAATGCCGTCGGATAGCCCCGAGAGTTTGTTGCAAAAG ACACGGCATCTTGGCAATGATGAAATCCACATAGTTTGGTCGGAGCACTGGCGAGATTATCGTAGGGATATCATACCCACAGAATTCTGCGATGTCCTTATAGTCATTTATCCGCTAAAAAACAAGCTGTATCGAATACAGATTTCGCGTAAATCGGAAATTCCATTTTTCGGCCCTTTATTCGACGAGTGTATCGTGGAGGATAAGGTATTACCAGGTTTGGTAAGGACGACCGCATTAGCCGCGAGCAGAGCAAAGAGATCTACGCTTACATTATACCAACATTA TTACGAGGAAAGGGCGCGATCCATCGATACTGTTATGAGAAATCACAAAGAAGCTACGACATTTGAGGAGTTTACGGCCAATGTTTATTCACCAGTGCAACCGCCAAGCCCGTTTAGCGCAGCTTCGTCTGTTTCTG GATCTACAACAAGCGTGCAATCCACAGCATCGTCAAATCTCGCCGCAGCCCTTATTGATTCGCACCAGGGACGCTCCGGTTTACGCAGCAGTTCGACAGCGAGCAGTGACAACCGTGCGAATAGAG TTTCTGATGGAAGCAGAGTATGGTTTAGCAATGATATCCCTGAGAGTACTGCGCTCCACGGAATTTCACCAAGACCCGTGAAAAAGATGTCCTTTAAAACTGGACCAAAACAAAAGGCTAACACGCAACCGACACCGCCAGACAGTCCAAGATACAAATAA